One genomic region from Thermoleptolyngbya sichuanensis A183 encodes:
- a CDS encoding BamA/TamA family outer membrane protein, producing the protein MRFSPVVLAAIAISSVSGLAAQAARAQTAPLSEQLSQSQVQQSPHEPVDASAAAVGDGAVPPSLVKPDLLPGAIARAEVDAASGTPEGAIAAAPTHSVNGDATVLANLLSSKPAEQPLEGVSPLAAQSPGTEAAEPATPSALSKLAVPQTGTSRLGNPIELAQFIPQPQPADGQPAPAEAAPPQEEPRVLVSELVVSGAPSPELEDAVFNAIRTRAGATTTRTQLQQDINAVFATGFFADVRAVPEDTPLGVRVTFVVQPNPVLTAVRIQGNEVLPQQVVDQTFGTQYGRVLNLNQLQTGIRNINRWYQDNGYVLAQVIDAPRISQDGVVTLSVAEGVIEDINVAFQTEDGETEDDDGNPIRGRTRAFIITREFETKPGDVFNQNQIQQDLQRAFRLGLFDDLQVTLNPGDDPRKVDVTINAVERSSGSISAGVGVSSASGLFGTVSYQEQNLGGNNQRLGAEVQFGQRDLLFDISFTDPWIAGDPNRTSYTVNAFSRRSIPLVFQGGETEVTLENGDRPRVRRIGGGVTFGRPLGDGWRATAGLQYQNIRLQDADGDLAPVDELGNQLSFSESGTDDILLVQLSASQDRRDSAVAPTRGYNLRIATDQSIPVGQGNIFFNRLRGSYSRYFPVDITDFTEGPETLAFNVQGGVVFGDLPPYEAFSLGGTDSVRGYEAGDVGSGRAFVLGTVEYRFPIFSIVGGVLFVDVGSDLGTGSDVPGQPAVVRDKPGTGIGFGLGIRVQSPIGAIRVDLGFNDEGDSRIHFGIGERF; encoded by the coding sequence ATGCGTTTTTCTCCTGTCGTATTGGCGGCGATCGCCATTTCTTCCGTTTCAGGTCTTGCGGCTCAGGCGGCGCGCGCTCAAACTGCCCCCCTCTCTGAGCAGTTGTCCCAAAGTCAGGTTCAGCAGTCGCCCCATGAGCCAGTTGACGCATCCGCTGCGGCTGTGGGAGATGGAGCCGTTCCGCCGAGCCTAGTCAAGCCAGATCTGCTGCCAGGGGCGATCGCCCGCGCTGAGGTGGATGCCGCATCGGGCACTCCAGAAGGGGCGATCGCAGCGGCTCCGACCCATTCGGTGAACGGAGATGCAACTGTGCTGGCCAACCTGCTTTCCTCCAAGCCCGCTGAGCAACCGCTGGAAGGAGTATCCCCTTTGGCAGCCCAGTCGCCGGGAACAGAGGCAGCAGAACCTGCAACTCCCTCCGCTCTGTCTAAACTGGCTGTGCCCCAGACAGGAACCTCCCGCCTGGGCAACCCCATTGAGCTAGCCCAATTTATCCCCCAGCCCCAGCCCGCCGACGGACAGCCCGCCCCTGCTGAGGCTGCCCCGCCCCAGGAAGAACCGCGGGTGCTGGTGTCTGAGTTGGTCGTCAGCGGGGCCCCCAGCCCGGAGCTAGAGGACGCAGTATTTAACGCCATCAGAACTCGCGCTGGCGCAACCACTACGCGCACCCAGCTTCAGCAGGATATTAACGCGGTGTTTGCCACAGGATTTTTCGCGGACGTGCGGGCGGTTCCCGAAGATACGCCGCTGGGCGTGCGGGTCACCTTCGTGGTGCAGCCCAACCCGGTGCTAACGGCAGTGCGAATCCAGGGCAACGAGGTGCTGCCCCAGCAGGTGGTTGACCAGACCTTTGGAACGCAATACGGCCGCGTGTTGAACCTGAACCAGCTCCAGACGGGTATCCGCAACATCAACCGCTGGTATCAGGACAACGGCTATGTGCTGGCGCAGGTGATCGACGCACCCCGCATCAGCCAAGATGGCGTGGTCACGCTCTCGGTGGCAGAGGGCGTGATCGAGGATATCAACGTCGCCTTTCAAACCGAAGACGGCGAAACCGAGGACGATGACGGCAACCCGATTCGAGGCCGCACCCGCGCTTTCATCATCACGCGGGAATTTGAAACTAAGCCTGGGGACGTGTTCAACCAGAACCAGATTCAGCAAGACCTCCAGCGAGCCTTTCGGCTGGGGCTGTTCGACGACTTGCAGGTGACGCTGAATCCGGGTGACGACCCCCGCAAGGTGGACGTGACCATCAACGCCGTGGAACGGAGCAGCGGCTCGATCTCCGCTGGGGTGGGCGTGAGTTCAGCTAGCGGTCTGTTTGGCACGGTTAGCTATCAGGAGCAAAACCTGGGCGGCAACAACCAGCGACTCGGCGCAGAAGTGCAGTTTGGTCAGCGGGATTTGTTGTTTGATATTAGCTTTACGGACCCGTGGATTGCGGGTGATCCAAACCGCACCTCCTATACGGTCAACGCCTTTAGCCGTCGGTCGATTCCGCTGGTGTTTCAGGGCGGCGAGACGGAGGTGACACTGGAAAATGGCGATCGCCCTCGCGTGCGGCGGATTGGCGGCGGCGTGACCTTTGGCCGCCCCCTGGGCGACGGCTGGCGAGCCACGGCCGGGCTGCAATATCAGAACATCCGCCTGCAAGATGCCGATGGCGATCTGGCTCCAGTGGACGAATTGGGCAACCAGCTCAGCTTCAGCGAGTCGGGCACGGATGATATTTTGCTCGTGCAGCTCAGCGCCAGTCAGGATCGCCGCGATAGCGCCGTTGCCCCCACACGGGGTTATAACCTCCGGATTGCAACGGATCAGTCGATTCCTGTAGGTCAGGGGAATATCTTTTTCAACCGACTGCGAGGCAGCTATAGCCGCTATTTCCCCGTAGACATCACCGACTTCACAGAAGGGCCCGAAACGCTAGCCTTCAACGTGCAGGGCGGCGTGGTGTTTGGCGATCTGCCGCCCTACGAGGCCTTCTCGCTGGGCGGCACAGACTCGGTGCGCGGCTATGAAGCGGGCGATGTGGGCAGCGGTCGCGCCTTTGTGCTGGGTACGGTAGAATACCGCTTCCCCATCTTTTCAATTGTCGGCGGCGTGCTGTTTGTAGACGTGGGCAGCGACCTGGGAACGGGCAGCGACGTGCCAGGACAGCCCGCTGTGGTGCGCGACAAGCCAGGAACCGGGATTGGCTTTGGGCTGGGAATTCGGGTGCAGTCGCCGATTGGCGCAATCCGGGTAGACTTGGGCTTTAATGATGAAGGCGACAGTCGGATTCACTTTGGCATTGGGGAACGCTTCTAG
- the lpxC gene encoding UDP-3-O-acyl-N-acetylglucosamine deacetylase, producing MEQVLSFSSIPSANRREASAPGLLRDQQHTLGSPLAQSGVGLHLGEPTQVRILPAQPGDGRYFVRVDLPGQPVIPAHIDQVRETRLSTELAVETAEGTANARTVEHLLAALVGMGIDNARIEIDGPEVPLLDGSAQDWARAIAAAGIMPQSASCALVPLPEPVWVRHEDAFVAAIPASELRFSYGIDFDLPAIGNQWVSWSPSAEPFERAIAPARTFGLAHQIDQLRSLGLIRGGSLDNALVCGPDGWLNPPLRFSNEPVRHKLLDLVGDISLLGWMPLAHLVAYKASHQLHTELARRLRLSPFAP from the coding sequence ATGGAACAAGTCCTCTCTTTCTCTAGCATCCCATCCGCCAACCGTCGCGAAGCCTCGGCTCCCGGTCTGCTGAGGGATCAGCAGCATACCCTTGGCAGCCCCTTAGCACAGTCGGGGGTGGGGCTGCACCTGGGCGAACCCACCCAGGTCAGGATTTTGCCTGCTCAACCGGGAGATGGGCGCTACTTTGTGCGGGTAGATCTGCCGGGGCAGCCCGTCATTCCGGCTCACATTGACCAGGTGCGCGAGACGCGGCTTTCGACCGAACTGGCAGTGGAAACCGCTGAGGGGACTGCCAACGCCCGCACAGTGGAACACCTGCTGGCGGCGCTGGTGGGCATGGGCATTGACAACGCTCGCATCGAAATCGACGGGCCCGAAGTGCCCTTGCTAGATGGTTCCGCCCAGGACTGGGCCAGGGCGATCGCCGCCGCCGGGATCATGCCCCAGTCCGCCTCCTGCGCTCTGGTTCCCCTGCCAGAACCCGTCTGGGTGCGCCACGAGGATGCGTTTGTAGCCGCGATCCCCGCCTCAGAACTGCGCTTTAGCTACGGCATCGACTTTGACCTGCCCGCCATTGGCAACCAGTGGGTCAGTTGGTCGCCCAGCGCAGAACCCTTTGAAAGGGCGATCGCTCCCGCCCGCACCTTTGGTCTGGCCCATCAGATCGACCAACTGCGATCGCTCGGCCTGATTCGCGGCGGTAGCCTGGACAATGCTCTGGTGTGCGGCCCCGACGGATGGCTAAACCCACCCCTGAGATTTTCAAATGAACCAGTGCGTCATAAACTTTTAGACTTAGTAGGAGACATCAGTCTGCTCGGCTGGATGCCCCTGGCGCACCTGGTCGCCTACAAAGCGAGCCACCAACTGCATACGGAACTGGCTCGCCGCCTCCGACTGTCCCCGTTTGCGCCCTAG
- the fabZ gene encoding 3-hydroxyacyl-ACP dehydratase FabZ, whose product MTILTDLHTTVSPVSPIQAEPEAAPETPSAPPTVLSVEEIHKLLPHRYPFSLVDRIIEFVPEKRAVGIKNVTFNEPHFQGHFPGRPIMPGVLIVEAMAQVGGVVLTQMADVQDGLFMFAGIDKVRFRRPVVPGDQIIMAVELLWVKKRRFGKMYGRAEVDGQLAAEGELMFSLVD is encoded by the coding sequence ATGACCATTTTGACCGACCTCCATACCACCGTTTCCCCCGTTTCTCCCATTCAGGCTGAGCCAGAAGCCGCTCCTGAAACGCCCTCTGCACCGCCGACTGTGCTTTCGGTGGAGGAAATTCACAAGCTGCTGCCGCATCGGTATCCGTTCTCTCTGGTCGATCGAATCATCGAATTCGTTCCCGAAAAGCGGGCCGTGGGCATCAAAAATGTTACGTTCAATGAACCCCACTTTCAGGGTCATTTTCCGGGTCGCCCTATTATGCCGGGGGTATTGATTGTGGAGGCCATGGCCCAGGTGGGCGGCGTGGTGCTGACGCAGATGGCCGACGTGCAAGACGGTCTGTTTATGTTTGCAGGCATCGACAAAGTGCGGTTTCGCCGTCCGGTTGTGCCCGGTGACCAAATCATCATGGCCGTTGAATTGCTCTGGGTCAAAAAACGCCGCTTTGGCAAGATGTATGGACGCGCAGAGGTAGACGGGCAACTGGCTGCCGAAGGCGAATTGATGTTTTCACTGGTGGACTGA
- the lpxA gene encoding acyl-ACP--UDP-N-acetylglucosamine O-acyltransferase, producing the protein MTTLIHPTAVIHPDAELHPTVQVGAYAVIGNRVKVGPGTVVGAHVVLDGWTEIGARNQIFPGAAIGLPPQDLKYDGAITQVKIGDDNLIREYVTINRATYTGEATVIGNGNLLMAYVHVGHNCVIEDRVVIANSTALAGHVHIEARATISGVLGIHQFVRVGRLAMVGGMSRINRDVPPYMLVEGNPARVRSLNLVGLRRSGLMDADQGRTYQALKKAFRTLYRSGLPLNQAIEQIDLLPDCEPLQHLRQFLQLSQLPSRRGLIPGSGRNRGAD; encoded by the coding sequence TTGACTACCCTGATTCATCCTACGGCTGTTATCCACCCCGACGCTGAACTGCATCCGACGGTTCAGGTTGGGGCCTATGCAGTCATTGGCAATCGGGTGAAGGTGGGGCCAGGGACGGTCGTGGGGGCCCATGTGGTGCTGGATGGCTGGACCGAAATCGGAGCCCGCAACCAGATCTTTCCGGGTGCTGCCATCGGCTTGCCCCCGCAGGACTTGAAATACGACGGTGCGATCACCCAGGTCAAGATCGGCGACGACAACCTGATCCGAGAGTACGTAACCATCAACCGTGCCACCTACACAGGCGAGGCGACGGTGATTGGCAATGGCAACCTGCTGATGGCCTACGTGCATGTCGGGCACAACTGCGTCATCGAAGACCGCGTGGTCATTGCTAACAGCACCGCGCTGGCTGGGCATGTGCATATCGAGGCGCGGGCGACGATTAGCGGCGTGCTGGGCATCCATCAGTTTGTGCGGGTGGGGCGACTGGCGATGGTCGGCGGCATGAGCCGAATCAACCGCGACGTGCCGCCCTATATGCTGGTGGAGGGCAACCCGGCCAGAGTGCGATCGCTCAATCTGGTGGGTCTGCGCCGCTCTGGGCTGATGGATGCCGACCAGGGACGCACCTATCAAGCGCTCAAAAAAGCCTTTCGCACCCTCTATCGCTCTGGGCTGCCGCTGAATCAGGCAATCGAGCAGATCGACCTGCTGCCCGACTGCGAACCCTTGCAGCATCTACGGCAATTTTTGCAACTGTCGCAATTGCCAAGCCGTCGGGGGCTGATTCCGGGGAGTGGTCGCAACCGAGGCGCAGATTGA
- the lpxB gene encoding lipid-A-disaccharide synthase: MDTVEPVHPPAARSARILISTGEVSGDLQGALLVEALWRQAEKRGLALEILALGGDRMAAAGATLLGDTTAIGSVGIVEALPFVLPTLMLQRRVQQQLQQHPPDLVVMIDYFGPNSRIGTYMRRHFSQVPLIYYIAPQEWVWSLSPAKTQQVISLSDRLLAIFPEEARYYEKWGANATYVGHPLVDRVATFPSRAAARQQLGIAEDEVAIALLPASRRQEVKHLLPVLCQAAQQIQAALPQAHLWIPLSLSQFQTSVEQAIRRYGLRATIVTEQTQTVISAADLALTKSGTANLEIALAGVPQVVIYRVSRVTAWIARRFLKFSIPFMSPPNLVMMEPIVPELLQEAATPEHIAREGLALLLDPDRRHQIQQDYARLRQVLGDGGVCDRAAGEVLDLLEQREMGRVMA, translated from the coding sequence ATGGACACGGTTGAGCCAGTCCACCCGCCTGCGGCCCGGTCGGCTCGGATTTTGATCAGCACGGGCGAGGTGTCAGGCGACTTGCAGGGGGCGCTGCTGGTGGAGGCGCTGTGGCGGCAGGCCGAGAAACGCGGACTGGCGCTGGAGATTTTGGCCCTGGGGGGCGATCGCATGGCGGCGGCCGGGGCGACTCTCTTGGGCGACACAACTGCCATTGGTTCCGTCGGCATTGTGGAAGCACTGCCCTTTGTGCTGCCGACGCTGATGCTCCAGCGGCGAGTGCAGCAGCAATTGCAGCAGCATCCGCCCGATCTGGTCGTGATGATCGACTACTTTGGACCAAACTCGCGCATCGGCACCTATATGCGTCGCCACTTTTCCCAAGTGCCGCTGATTTACTACATCGCGCCGCAGGAGTGGGTGTGGTCGCTCAGTCCGGCCAAAACGCAACAGGTGATTAGCCTGAGCGATCGCCTCCTGGCCATTTTTCCTGAAGAAGCCCGCTATTACGAAAAATGGGGCGCAAACGCGACCTACGTTGGGCATCCCTTGGTGGATCGCGTCGCCACCTTCCCCAGCCGCGCCGCAGCCCGTCAGCAGTTGGGCATTGCCGAAGATGAAGTGGCGATCGCCCTCTTGCCCGCCTCTCGCCGCCAGGAAGTCAAACACCTGCTGCCTGTGCTGTGTCAGGCAGCACAGCAAATTCAAGCCGCCCTGCCCCAGGCGCATCTCTGGATTCCTCTCTCGCTGTCGCAGTTTCAGACCTCTGTTGAGCAGGCGATCCGGCGCTACGGGCTGCGGGCAACGATCGTGACCGAGCAGACCCAGACCGTGATCTCCGCTGCCGACCTAGCGCTGACCAAATCTGGCACGGCCAACCTGGAAATTGCGCTGGCAGGTGTGCCCCAGGTGGTCATCTACCGCGTCAGCCGCGTGACCGCATGGATCGCCCGCCGCTTCCTGAAGTTTTCGATTCCCTTCATGTCGCCGCCCAACCTGGTGATGATGGAGCCGATTGTGCCGGAACTATTGCAGGAAGCCGCAACCCCAGAGCATATCGCCCGCGAGGGGCTGGCGCTGCTGCTCGACCCAGATCGCCGCCACCAAATCCAGCAAGACTATGCCCGATTGCGCCAGGTGCTAGGAGATGGCGGCGTGTGCGATCGCGCTGCGGGGGAGGTGCTAGATCTGTTGGAGCAGCGAGAGATGGGACGGGTGATGGCGTAG
- a CDS encoding polysaccharide deacetylase family protein: MTIAVANLPALPPTTHYGLPNICGWEAEISTVVNHSDPIWLPYTALRLEHITSGFACALHMHQPTIPAGWDGALISNLQYMFEHPGEGDNHNAGVFAWCYGRMGEFIPELVGNGCQPRIMLDYSGNLLWGLVQMGREDVLGNLRRITCDPHYHPYVEWLGTMWSHAVVPSTPIPDLKLHIQAWQQYFAALFGYEALRRVKGFSPPEMHLPNHPDTLYEYLKALKECGYRWLLVQEHSVERLDGSSLMQDQKYIPNTLVARNSHGETVRMTVLIKTQGSDTKLVAQMQPYHEAKGRRRQEIGGVSVPCCVTQIADGENGGVMMNEFPRDFHPVWYQIRDGHSSGTVGLNGTEYLELIEAAGVNPADYPEIQAVQQHKIWQQVDPQDAMPEKVQEAIAQIQATDPQFHMDGASWTNDLSWVAGYENVLEPMNQLSAAFHQKYDPLVQQDPGITRQPDYQQALLYNLLLQTSCFRYWGQGTWTDHAREIFRRGQGVLGG, from the coding sequence ATGACGATCGCCGTTGCCAACCTGCCCGCCCTGCCTCCCACCACCCACTACGGCTTGCCCAACATCTGCGGCTGGGAGGCGGAAATCAGCACCGTGGTGAATCACAGCGACCCCATCTGGTTGCCCTACACTGCCCTGCGGCTGGAACACATCACCAGCGGATTTGCCTGCGCCCTGCATATGCACCAGCCCACTATTCCTGCAGGCTGGGACGGGGCGCTGATCAGCAATTTGCAGTATATGTTCGAGCATCCGGGCGAAGGGGATAACCACAATGCGGGCGTGTTTGCCTGGTGCTATGGGCGCATGGGCGAGTTTATCCCCGAACTAGTAGGCAACGGCTGTCAGCCGCGCATCATGCTGGATTATTCCGGCAACCTGCTCTGGGGGCTGGTGCAGATGGGGCGGGAAGACGTGCTGGGCAACCTGCGGCGCATCACCTGCGACCCGCACTATCACCCCTACGTGGAATGGCTGGGGACGATGTGGAGCCATGCGGTGGTTCCCTCTACGCCGATTCCCGACCTGAAGCTGCATATCCAGGCATGGCAGCAGTATTTCGCGGCGCTATTTGGCTATGAGGCGCTGCGCCGAGTAAAGGGCTTTTCACCGCCGGAGATGCACCTGCCCAACCATCCCGACACGCTGTATGAATACCTGAAGGCACTGAAGGAGTGCGGCTATCGCTGGCTGCTGGTGCAGGAGCATTCGGTGGAGCGGCTAGATGGGTCGAGCCTGATGCAAGACCAGAAGTATATTCCCAATACGCTGGTGGCGCGAAATTCTCACGGCGAGACGGTGCGGATGACGGTGCTAATCAAAACTCAGGGGTCGGACACGAAACTGGTGGCGCAGATGCAGCCCTATCACGAGGCGAAGGGGCGCAGGCGGCAGGAAATTGGCGGCGTGTCGGTACCCTGCTGCGTGACGCAGATTGCCGATGGGGAAAATGGTGGCGTGATGATGAATGAGTTTCCACGCGATTTTCATCCCGTTTGGTATCAAATTCGAGATGGACATAGCAGCGGTACGGTCGGGCTGAATGGCACGGAATACCTTGAGCTAATCGAGGCGGCGGGCGTGAACCCGGCGGACTATCCTGAGATTCAGGCGGTGCAGCAGCACAAGATTTGGCAGCAGGTCGATCCGCAGGACGCAATGCCGGAGAAGGTGCAGGAGGCGATCGCCCAAATCCAGGCCACCGATCCCCAATTCCACATGGACGGAGCCTCTTGGACAAACGACCTGAGCTGGGTGGCGGGCTATGAAAACGTGCTGGAGCCGATGAACCAACTCAGCGCCGCCTTTCACCAGAAGTATGACCCGCTGGTGCAGCAAGACCCCGGCATCACGCGCCAGCCCGACTATCAGCAAGCGCTGCTTTATAACCTGCTGCTGCAAACGAGCTGCTTTCGCTATTGGGGCCAGGGCACCTGGACGGATCATGCGCGGGAGATTTTTCGGCGGGGGCAGGGCGTGTTGGGTGGATGA
- a CDS encoding Uma2 family endonuclease, with amino-acid sequence MAIAPSQPALSLPDHTQLPETDGTFVKNFQEHPQSLLLTDSIRPVLDALHPDGQYAIGQDCGIYWRLTDPPERGAEAPDWFYVPNVPPLLDGQRRRSYVLWQEIIAPLIVIEFVSGDGSEERDTTSPLASPESKAGKFWVYEQAIRVPFYAIYEVDKASVEVYELVGNHYQRCTPNERGHFPIDPIGVELGIWQGQYLNQDLPWLRWWDCEGNLLLNGDERAEQERHRAEQERHRAEQERQRAEQERQRAEQERQRADRLAAKLREMGINPEDL; translated from the coding sequence ATGGCGATCGCCCCTTCCCAGCCCGCCCTATCGCTTCCCGACCACACCCAACTGCCCGAAACCGACGGCACGTTCGTGAAGAATTTTCAGGAGCATCCCCAAAGCTTGCTGCTCACCGATTCCATCCGTCCCGTTCTAGACGCACTGCATCCTGACGGGCAATACGCCATCGGGCAAGACTGCGGTATCTATTGGCGGCTGACCGACCCTCCGGAGCGCGGAGCCGAAGCCCCCGACTGGTTCTATGTGCCCAACGTGCCGCCCCTGCTCGACGGTCAGCGGCGACGCTCCTACGTCCTGTGGCAAGAAATCATTGCGCCGCTAATTGTGATTGAGTTCGTCTCCGGGGACGGTTCCGAGGAGCGCGACACCACCTCGCCCCTGGCTAGCCCAGAGTCCAAAGCGGGAAAATTCTGGGTCTATGAACAGGCGATTCGCGTCCCCTTCTACGCCATTTATGAAGTAGACAAAGCTTCGGTGGAGGTCTACGAGCTAGTCGGCAACCACTATCAGCGCTGCACGCCCAACGAGCGCGGGCATTTCCCGATTGACCCCATCGGCGTGGAACTTGGCATCTGGCAGGGACAATACCTGAATCAAGATTTGCCCTGGCTGCGCTGGTGGGATTGTGAGGGCAACTTGCTGCTGAACGGCGACGAGCGGGCAGAACAAGAGCGACACCGGGCAGAACAAGAGCGACACCGGGCAGAACAAGAACGACAACGGGCGGAACAAGAACGACAACGGGCGGAACAAGAACGGCAGCGGGCTGATCGCCTGGCCGCCAAACTGCGTGAGATGGGCATCAACCCAGAAGACCTGTAA
- the psb28 gene encoding photosystem II reaction center protein Psb28 has product MAEIQFSRGITEEVVPDVRMTRSKDGTNGTATFYFENPKALSVESTEDITGMYLLDEEGELVTREVKAKFINGQPAALEAVYVIKSVDEWNRFMRFMERYAEEHGLGFTKS; this is encoded by the coding sequence ATGGCTGAAATCCAGTTTTCTAGGGGGATCACAGAAGAGGTCGTTCCCGATGTGCGGATGACCCGTTCTAAGGACGGCACTAACGGGACAGCTACTTTCTACTTTGAGAACCCCAAAGCCCTGAGTGTGGAGAGCACCGAAGATATTACAGGGATGTACCTGCTCGACGAGGAAGGTGAGTTAGTCACCCGTGAGGTCAAGGCAAAGTTTATCAATGGTCAGCCAGCAGCACTTGAGGCGGTCTACGTGATTAAGAGCGTAGACGAGTGGAACCGATTTATGCGGTTCATGGAGCGTTACGCTGAAGAGCATGGACTCGGATTCACTAAGTCCTAG
- a CDS encoding MogA/MoaB family molybdenum cofactor biosynthesis protein, whose protein sequence is MNYAALPHPDTEQPSVGCAVITVSDTRTPETDRSGQLTSDRLQSSGHRVLAYEILPDEPDQIRARVLELCDRPDISAILLNGGTGIAPRDTTYDAIESLLDKTLPGFGEVFRWLSYQEIGSRAIASRATAGLRGTTLIFSLPGSSNAVRLAMDALILPELVHLTQQAQGTRNLSG, encoded by the coding sequence ATGAATTATGCAGCGCTTCCCCACCCAGATACAGAACAGCCGTCAGTTGGCTGTGCCGTAATTACGGTGAGCGATACGCGCACGCCGGAAACTGACCGCAGCGGCCAACTGACGAGCGATCGCCTCCAGTCCAGCGGACACCGCGTCTTGGCTTACGAAATCTTGCCGGATGAACCCGACCAAATCCGCGCCAGAGTTTTGGAACTGTGCGATCGCCCGGATATTTCCGCTATCCTCCTCAACGGCGGCACGGGCATTGCTCCCCGCGATACGACCTATGATGCGATTGAAAGCCTACTGGACAAGACGCTCCCTGGCTTTGGCGAAGTCTTTCGCTGGCTGAGTTATCAAGAAATCGGGTCGCGGGCGATCGCCTCTCGCGCCACCGCCGGACTGCGCGGCACCACGCTGATTTTTTCTCTCCCTGGCTCTAGCAATGCGGTTCGCCTTGCAATGGACGCGCTAATCTTGCCGGAGTTGGTGCATTTGACCCAACAGGCGCAGGGAACTAGAAATCTCTCTGGCTAA
- a CDS encoding family 10 glycosylhydrolase has translation MAKLLVAVLLTGSQWGLAGSRVAEAQIQPYCNFSAEDITQKQTFLVGALQGDRNAGNRYRNLIEQHGDRLRRCRRESWLKNQAVWLRLYPCDARPGAIEYLMDQIVNRGYNQVYVEVFGGGQVLLPRAENNTPWPSVVRTPGFENRDLLAEAIAKGRERGLQVYAWMFSMNFGHTYAQRPGAEQILARNGRGQNSMTFNGATGINSLGEVVSEEVFIDPYNPQAKLEFYNLAQAIARRRPDGMLFDYIRYPKGNGNASVAGRVQDLWVYSPASQQALLQRALNPSGQDLIRRFLQRGYVTAQDIQDIATAYPLDGQPLWQGRSPDPLYASLTPDQARPSLQTELWQLSVAHAFQGVLDFLTAGTTPAQQVGIPAGVVFFPEGNQTVGAGGYDSRLQFWERFPSNLEWHPMSYATCGRADCIVRQVQRVLAGAPAGTRVMPVLAGTWGRSVSNRPPLETQMQSIRQSAPQINAISHFALSWQDPEGDRTRKSCRLP, from the coding sequence GTGGCGAAGCTTCTGGTGGCGGTGCTGCTGACTGGGAGCCAGTGGGGGCTGGCGGGCAGCCGCGTGGCAGAGGCGCAAATCCAGCCCTACTGTAATTTTTCTGCCGAAGACATTACTCAAAAGCAGACGTTCTTGGTGGGGGCGTTGCAGGGCGATCGCAATGCGGGCAATCGCTATCGCAACCTGATCGAGCAGCATGGCGATCGCCTGCGGCGCTGTCGGCGCGAAAGCTGGCTGAAAAATCAGGCGGTGTGGCTGCGGCTCTATCCGTGCGATGCGCGGCCGGGGGCCATTGAGTACCTCATGGATCAGATTGTGAACCGGGGCTATAACCAGGTTTATGTAGAAGTCTTTGGCGGCGGGCAGGTGCTATTGCCGCGTGCGGAAAATAATACGCCCTGGCCGTCGGTGGTTCGCACGCCGGGGTTTGAAAATCGAGATTTGCTGGCAGAGGCGATCGCCAAGGGGCGCGAGCGGGGGCTACAGGTCTACGCCTGGATGTTTAGCATGAATTTTGGCCATACCTATGCCCAGCGCCCCGGTGCAGAGCAAATTCTGGCCCGCAACGGACGCGGGCAAAACAGCATGACCTTTAATGGCGCAACGGGGATTAACAGTCTTGGCGAGGTGGTGTCGGAAGAGGTGTTCATCGACCCCTACAATCCCCAGGCCAAGCTGGAGTTCTATAACCTGGCGCAGGCGATCGCCCGCCGTCGACCAGACGGCATGTTGTTTGACTACATTCGCTATCCCAAGGGCAACGGCAATGCGTCCGTTGCAGGGCGGGTGCAAGATTTGTGGGTCTACAGCCCTGCTTCGCAGCAGGCGTTGTTGCAGCGGGCGCTAAATCCCAGCGGGCAAGACCTGATTCGTCGCTTTTTGCAGCGGGGCTACGTCACAGCGCAGGATATCCAGGACATTGCCACCGCCTACCCGCTGGATGGACAACCGCTCTGGCAGGGGCGATCGCCCGACCCGCTCTATGCCTCCCTCACGCCCGACCAGGCCCGTCCCTCCCTGCAAACAGAACTCTGGCAACTCAGCGTAGCTCACGCCTTTCAGGGCGTACTCGATTTTCTGACCGCAGGCACTACACCTGCCCAGCAGGTCGGCATTCCTGCGGGCGTGGTGTTCTTCCCAGAGGGCAACCAGACCGTGGGCGCAGGGGGCTACGACTCGCGCTTGCAGTTTTGGGAGCGCTTCCCAAGCAATTTGGAATGGCATCCCATGTCCTATGCCACCTGCGGCCGGGCTGACTGCATTGTGCGGCAGGTGCAGCGCGTGCTGGCGGGCGCACCCGCAGGGACGCGAGTGATGCCCGTGCTGGCGGGCACTTGGGGACGCTCGGTCAGCAACCGCCCACCGCTCGAAACCCAGATGCAGTCCATCCGCCAGTCTGCGCCTCAGATCAACGCCATCAGCCACTTCGCGCTGTCCTGGCAAGACCCAGAGGGCGATCGCACGCGCAAGTCTTGCCGACTACCTTAA